Proteins encoded by one window of Enterococcus saccharolyticus subsp. saccharolyticus:
- the glgB gene encoding 1,4-alpha-glucan branching protein GlgB: MSVKDKKFLEAEQRFLTGENFYAQHLLGVHKEGDDYIFRVWAPNAQKVWLVGDFNEWDDSLPMEIREVSGIWEVKTALPQEGEKYKFKVRQANGREIMKIDPFAIRFEERPGMAALLHTVPTKKWKDGLWRGRQKRRNTFKRPLNIYEVHASSWKQHPDGTPYSFADLKDELIPYVKKMGYTHIEFMPLMEHPLGMSWGYQLTGYFALSSYYGTPKEFQDFVEECHLNNIGIFVDWVPGHFCINDDTLPYYDGTPTFEYEDPNRAKNNRWGTICFDLGKPQVQSFLISSALFWLEMYHIDGIRVDAVSSMLYLDYDDGPWTPNHEGGNRNFEGFYFLQKLNAVIKLAHPATIMMAEESSSETKITGLIENGSLGFDYKWNMGWMNDVLRFYEMDPLFRKDNFRLLTFSFMYMMNENYILAFSHDEVVHGKKSLMHKMWGDRYKQFAHLRNMYTYMMTHPGKKLLFMGSEFGQFLEWKYDEQLEWGNLDDEMNLKMQHFTSTLNQFYENEPALWELEDSRETIEIIDADNLNDTVLSFIRKGKMKKDFLIVVLNLAPVERHDFTIGVPYPGTYQEILNTEMEEFGGTWTKHNSDVQTIEQSFKKFDYQIQTVLPSLGALIIRPKDINVRVQKKVRKATKVTTEETKKEIQASKLKGGKVDSSPKK; encoded by the coding sequence ATGAGTGTGAAAGACAAAAAGTTTTTAGAAGCTGAACAAAGATTTTTAACCGGAGAGAATTTTTACGCACAACATTTATTGGGCGTGCATAAAGAAGGAGACGACTATATTTTTCGTGTATGGGCACCAAATGCGCAAAAAGTATGGTTAGTTGGTGATTTTAACGAATGGGATGATTCGCTTCCCATGGAAATACGCGAAGTATCAGGGATTTGGGAAGTAAAAACAGCACTTCCTCAAGAAGGCGAAAAATACAAATTTAAAGTTCGTCAAGCGAATGGGCGAGAAATCATGAAAATTGATCCATTTGCCATTCGATTTGAAGAACGTCCTGGTATGGCTGCGCTTTTGCATACGGTTCCAACTAAAAAATGGAAAGATGGTTTGTGGCGTGGGCGACAAAAACGACGCAATACGTTTAAACGACCATTAAACATCTATGAAGTTCATGCAAGTTCATGGAAACAACATCCAGATGGGACACCGTATTCGTTTGCTGACTTAAAAGACGAACTCATTCCTTATGTGAAAAAAATGGGATATACCCACATTGAATTTATGCCTTTAATGGAGCATCCATTAGGTATGTCATGGGGCTACCAGCTGACCGGTTATTTTGCTTTGTCTTCATATTATGGGACACCAAAAGAATTTCAGGATTTTGTTGAAGAATGTCACCTGAATAATATAGGTATATTCGTCGATTGGGTGCCAGGCCATTTTTGTATCAATGATGATACATTACCCTATTATGATGGGACACCAACATTTGAATATGAGGATCCAAATCGAGCAAAAAATAATCGTTGGGGAACTATTTGTTTTGACTTAGGAAAACCACAAGTCCAAAGTTTCTTAATTTCAAGTGCGCTATTTTGGCTTGAAATGTACCATATTGATGGTATCCGTGTTGATGCAGTTTCAAGTATGTTGTATTTGGACTATGATGATGGTCCATGGACACCGAACCATGAAGGTGGCAATCGGAATTTTGAAGGATTTTATTTCTTACAAAAATTAAATGCCGTTATTAAATTGGCGCATCCAGCAACAATCATGATGGCTGAAGAAAGTAGCTCAGAGACAAAAATTACTGGGCTAATTGAAAATGGTTCATTAGGATTTGATTACAAGTGGAACATGGGCTGGATGAATGATGTCTTACGTTTTTACGAAATGGATCCATTGTTCCGAAAAGATAACTTCCGTTTATTGACATTCTCATTTATGTATATGATGAATGAAAACTATATATTGGCTTTTTCTCACGATGAAGTTGTTCATGGAAAGAAAAGTTTGATGCATAAAATGTGGGGCGATCGATACAAACAATTTGCGCATTTGCGTAATATGTATACGTATATGATGACTCATCCAGGAAAAAAATTACTCTTTATGGGAAGTGAGTTTGGTCAATTTCTTGAATGGAAATATGACGAACAACTGGAATGGGGCAACTTAGACGATGAGATGAACCTCAAAATGCAACACTTTACGAGTACATTGAATCAATTCTATGAAAATGAGCCTGCCTTATGGGAATTAGAGGATAGTCGCGAAACAATTGAGATTATTGATGCTGATAATCTCAACGATACCGTGCTTTCGTTTATTCGCAAAGGCAAAATGAAAAAAGATTTCTTGATTGTCGTTTTAAATCTTGCACCAGTGGAACGACATGATTTTACAATAGGTGTTCCTTATCCAGGTACGTATCAAGAAATACTTAATACAGAAATGGAGGAATTTGGCGGCACGTGGACAAAACATAATAGCGATGTACAAACAATCGAGCAATCATTTAAGAAATTTGATTATCAAATTCAAACAGTTTTACCATCATTAGGCGCTTTAATCATTCGTCCAAAAGATATTAATGTACGAGTGCAGAAAAAAGTAAGAAAAGCCACAAAAGTAACCACAGAAGAAACAAAAAAAGAAATACAAGCAAGTAAGTTGAAAGGGGGCAAGGTGGATTCTTCACCGAAAAAATGA
- the glgD gene encoding glucose-1-phosphate adenylyltransferase subunit GlgD has product MRTNKMCALVGNLHRYDDLLPLTANRPLSTLPFDGKYRLLDFNLSSIANANIKSLFMVFNEGETQSVFDHIGGGKEWSLDGIQNRFFIHIYQDFIRRADNNSSYYDLVIDYLKKSKSEYAVYMGSKILVNIDLRALLHIHQAHGNEMTVVYKRVPKDLLYKEDIIIKLGEDNLIEKKALVKNAEVQDVANLCTDIFIIKTEKLIEILREKQSENVLGNVESFLRERISKDTYAYEYTGYLNNIYDIPSYYKANMDMLDTQKFNSLLYSSQKVYTKLKNEVPTYYSETSVVNNSQFSTGCMIEGNVEDSIIGRGSDIAEGAKVSGSLIFPSNTIKANAEVSYAILDKNIVVEEGVKIVGTPEKPVVVKKGTHVTADIIGG; this is encoded by the coding sequence ATGAGGACTAATAAAATGTGTGCGCTTGTTGGAAATTTGCATCGTTATGATGATTTATTACCGTTAACTGCGAATCGTCCACTATCTACTTTACCATTTGATGGAAAGTACCGCTTGCTTGATTTTAATTTATCAAGTATTGCAAATGCGAATATTAAATCATTGTTCATGGTATTTAATGAAGGTGAAACGCAATCTGTATTTGACCATATTGGTGGCGGGAAAGAATGGAGTTTAGACGGTATTCAAAATCGTTTCTTCATTCATATCTACCAAGACTTTATCCGTCGCGCCGATAACAATAGCAGCTACTATGATTTAGTTATCGATTATTTGAAAAAATCAAAATCTGAATATGCTGTTTACATGGGTAGCAAAATCTTAGTGAACATTGATTTACGTGCATTGTTACACATTCATCAAGCACATGGCAATGAAATGACAGTGGTGTATAAACGTGTACCTAAAGATTTGTTATATAAAGAAGATATCATTATCAAATTAGGTGAAGATAACTTAATTGAAAAAAAAGCTTTAGTGAAAAATGCAGAAGTACAAGATGTAGCAAACTTATGTACAGATATTTTTATCATTAAAACAGAAAAATTAATTGAAATTTTACGTGAAAAACAATCTGAAAATGTTTTAGGAAACGTAGAGAGTTTCTTACGTGAGCGTATTTCAAAAGATACGTATGCATATGAGTATACTGGTTACCTAAACAATATTTACGACATTCCTTCTTACTATAAAGCAAATATGGATATGTTGGATACGCAAAAATTCAATTCATTATTGTATTCAAGTCAAAAAGTATATACAAAATTGAAAAATGAAGTACCAACTTATTATTCTGAAACATCAGTTGTTAATAACAGTCAATTTTCGACGGGTTGTATGATTGAAGGAAACGTAGAAGATTCAATTATTGGTCGTGGGAGTGATATTGCTGAAGGTGCCAAAGTTAGTGGTTCACTAATTTTCCCAAGCAATACAATCAAAGCGAATGCGGAAGTTAGCTACGCAATTTTAGATAAAAATATTGTCGTAGAAGAAGGCGTGAAAATTGTTGGAACGCCAGAAAAACCTGTCGTTGTTAAAAAAGGAACGCATGTAACAGCAGATATTATTGGAGGTTAG
- the pflA gene encoding pyruvate formate-lyase-activating protein: MTTPVMGRIHSTESFGTVDGPGVRFIVFTQGCRMRCQFCHNPDTWKINDPKASLRSADDVLEEAAKYRAYWGEKGGITVSGGEPLLQVDFLIDLFKKAKAQGIHTTLDTCGKPFTREEPFFSQFEELMNYTDLLLFDIKHIDNDAHKRLTTQSNENILEMAKYLSEINKPVWIRHVLVPQRSDYDEFLIRLDDFIQTLDNVDKVEVLPYHTMGKYKWDELGLKYPLEGIEPPGQDRVKNAKDLLHVDQYTKYLTR; the protein is encoded by the coding sequence ATGACGACTCCAGTGATGGGAAGAATACATTCTACAGAAAGCTTTGGAACAGTTGATGGACCTGGCGTCCGATTTATCGTATTCACTCAAGGATGTCGGATGCGTTGTCAATTTTGTCATAATCCAGATACTTGGAAGATTAATGATCCAAAAGCATCTTTGCGTTCGGCAGATGATGTTCTTGAAGAAGCGGCAAAATATCGTGCTTATTGGGGAGAAAAAGGTGGTATCACTGTAAGTGGTGGTGAACCTTTGCTTCAAGTAGACTTTCTGATTGATTTATTTAAAAAGGCAAAAGCGCAAGGAATTCATACGACCCTAGATACATGTGGCAAACCATTTACCAGAGAAGAACCATTTTTTAGCCAATTTGAAGAGTTAATGAATTATACTGATTTATTGTTGTTTGATATTAAACACATTGATAATGATGCGCATAAACGATTAACGACACAAAGCAATGAAAATATTTTAGAAATGGCTAAATATCTTTCTGAGATTAACAAACCCGTTTGGATTCGTCATGTATTAGTCCCTCAACGTAGCGATTACGATGAATTTTTGATTCGTTTAGATGATTTCATCCAAACATTAGATAATGTGGATAAAGTAGAAGTATTACCCTATCATACGATGGGAAAATACAAATGGGATGAATTAGGGCTTAAATATCCTTTAGAAGGAATTGAGCCACCTGGACAAGATCGTGTCAAAAATGCCAAAGACTTGTTGCATGTCGATCAATATACAAAGTATTTAACGCGGTAA
- a CDS encoding manganese-dependent inorganic pyrophosphatase, translating to MSKILVFGHQNPDTDAIGAAIAFAELQKALGKDAEAVALGAPSEETQYALDHFGLTAPRIVETVANETTDVMLVDHNEFQQSVADIAEVNILSVVDHHRIANFETANPLYYRAEPVGCTSTIVFKMYKEHTIDIPQAVAGMMLSAIVSDTLLFKSPTCTEEDIQAAKALAELADVDLEAYGLEMLKAGTKLSDKTVETLLDLDAKSFPMGDKNVRIAQVNTVDLAEVFERQAELEAAMDKANTDNGYDLFLLVVTNILDSDSELLVVGEPKANVEQAFNVALENNRAFLQGVVSRKKQVVPQLTESFN from the coding sequence ATGTCAAAAATTTTAGTCTTTGGACACCAAAATCCGGATACAGATGCAATCGGGGCAGCAATTGCCTTTGCAGAATTACAAAAAGCGTTAGGAAAAGATGCAGAAGCTGTTGCATTAGGCGCACCAAGTGAGGAAACACAATATGCCTTGGATCATTTTGGTTTAACTGCACCACGTATTGTTGAAACAGTTGCAAATGAAACAACTGACGTGATGTTAGTGGATCACAACGAATTCCAACAAAGTGTGGCAGATATTGCAGAGGTGAATATCCTATCTGTGGTTGACCACCATAGAATTGCCAATTTTGAAACAGCAAACCCTTTATACTATCGTGCAGAACCAGTAGGCTGCACAAGTACCATTGTTTTCAAAATGTATAAAGAACATACGATTGATATTCCTCAAGCAGTAGCAGGTATGATGTTATCTGCAATTGTATCAGACACATTATTATTCAAATCTCCAACTTGCACAGAGGAAGATATCCAAGCGGCAAAAGCATTAGCAGAGCTTGCTGATGTTGATTTAGAAGCATACGGTTTAGAAATGTTAAAAGCTGGTACAAAATTAAGCGACAAAACGGTGGAAACGTTATTGGATTTAGATGCTAAAAGTTTCCCAATGGGCGATAAAAACGTTCGTATTGCACAAGTGAATACGGTTGACTTGGCTGAAGTATTTGAACGTCAAGCAGAACTAGAAGCAGCGATGGACAAAGCGAATACAGACAATGGTTATGACTTATTCTTATTAGTGGTCACAAATATTTTAGATAGTGATTCTGAATTATTAGTAGTGGGTGAGCCAAAAGCCAATGTTGAGCAAGCATTCAACGTGGCATTAGAAAATAACCGTGCGTTCTTACAAGGCGTTGTTTCTCGTAAAAAACAAGTCGTACCACAATTAACTGAAAGCTTTAATTAA
- a CDS encoding glucose-1-phosphate adenylyltransferase yields MKTEMVAMILAGGQGTRLGKLTKNMAKPAVPFGGRYRIIDFTLSNCANSGINNVGVVTQYQPLALNSHIGNGASWGLDGINAGATILQPYSSSEGSKWFEGTAHAIYQNISYIDQLDPQYVLVLSGDHIYKMDYEEMLENHKRNNASLSVAVIEVPMKEASRFGIMNTDDNNRIIEFDEKPEEPKNNLASMGIYIFNWGRLRSILTSSYAKDSSMNDFGKHVIPAYLDSGETVVAYRFDGYWKDVGTIDSLWEANMEFLRPDMELNIRDKAWRIYSKNPISPPHFVTETGSAKNSLISDGCYIAGDVDHSVLSDDVQVKEGAKITDSVIMSGATIGKNVSIHKAIIGEDAIIGDNAVIDGTEEIAVVGYSEVIGVTVDED; encoded by the coding sequence ATGAAAACAGAAATGGTAGCCATGATTCTTGCGGGAGGGCAAGGTACGCGACTTGGCAAATTAACCAAAAATATGGCTAAACCCGCAGTTCCTTTTGGAGGAAGATATCGTATTATCGATTTTACTTTAAGTAACTGTGCAAACTCAGGAATTAATAACGTAGGGGTAGTAACACAATATCAACCACTTGCGTTAAACAGTCACATTGGAAATGGTGCAAGTTGGGGGTTAGATGGTATTAATGCTGGCGCAACTATTTTACAACCTTACTCAAGTTCAGAAGGTAGTAAATGGTTTGAAGGAACAGCACATGCGATTTATCAAAATATTTCTTATATCGATCAATTAGATCCACAATATGTTTTAGTCTTATCTGGAGACCATATCTATAAAATGGATTATGAAGAAATGCTTGAAAACCATAAACGTAACAATGCTTCTTTATCTGTTGCAGTTATCGAAGTACCAATGAAAGAAGCTTCTCGTTTCGGTATTATGAATACGGATGATAATAATCGTATTATTGAATTTGATGAAAAACCAGAAGAGCCAAAGAACAACCTTGCATCAATGGGGATTTACATTTTCAATTGGGGGCGTTTAAGAAGTATTTTAACATCGAGTTATGCAAAAGATAGTTCAATGAATGACTTCGGAAAACATGTTATTCCTGCTTACTTAGATAGCGGCGAAACAGTTGTCGCGTATCGTTTTGATGGTTATTGGAAAGACGTAGGTACTATCGATTCGTTATGGGAAGCAAATATGGAATTCTTACGTCCAGATATGGAATTGAACATTCGTGATAAAGCATGGCGTATTTATTCAAAAAATCCTATTTCGCCACCACACTTTGTCACTGAGACCGGGTCAGCAAAAAATTCATTGATTTCTGACGGTTGTTATATTGCCGGCGATGTTGATCATAGTGTCTTATCAGATGACGTACAAGTCAAAGAAGGTGCGAAAATTACAGACAGTGTTATCATGTCTGGTGCAACGATTGGTAAAAATGTATCTATCCATAAAGCAATTATTGGGGAAGATGCGATTATTGGAGATAATGCAGTAATCGATGGAACAGAAGAAATTGCTGTGGTTGGCTATTCTGAAGTGATTGGAGTGACTGTTGATGAGGACTAA
- the glgA gene encoding glycogen synthase GlgA: MKLLFAASECAPFFKTGGLGDVAGALPKELTKKETETVVVLPYFTKMPPKYKEQCEDVLNFTVTVGWRKQYCGVKRLELNGVTYYFIDSLYYFDRESLYGYYDDGERFAFFQMAVIELMEKIDFIPDVLHVNDYHTAMIPFLLKEKYNWIEAYSNIRTVLTIHNIEFQGQYSGNVLPDLFGMGRERYDDGTIRMGDALNFMKAGILYADRVNTVSPSYANEIKTPEFGSGLDVILRMESGKLSGIVNGIDYDINNPETDPALVSPYSVDDLSGKEANKEDLQRLMGLRPIKEVPVIAVVSRLTYQKGFHLVLDELENLLQFDVQFVLLGTGDPVFENRFQSIAERYPEKCSVSISFDVQLAQKMYAGADIFLMPSAFEPCGLSQMISMRYGTLPVVHEIGGLRDTVEPFNPVEGTGTGFGFQDFTSYNLMQCLKKAIDLYYSSPEAWDKLRRNAMSKDFSWETSCEGYLALYESIV, translated from the coding sequence ATGAAACTTCTATTTGCAGCATCTGAATGTGCGCCATTTTTCAAAACAGGCGGTTTAGGAGACGTAGCAGGTGCGCTACCAAAGGAATTAACGAAAAAAGAAACTGAAACGGTTGTTGTTTTACCTTATTTCACTAAAATGCCTCCTAAATATAAAGAGCAATGTGAAGACGTTTTAAACTTTACAGTAACTGTTGGATGGCGTAAGCAGTATTGTGGTGTGAAACGTTTGGAATTAAACGGAGTAACCTATTACTTTATTGATAGCTTGTATTATTTCGATCGCGAAAGTTTATACGGCTATTATGATGATGGGGAACGCTTTGCCTTTTTCCAAATGGCAGTGATTGAATTAATGGAAAAAATTGATTTTATTCCAGATGTTCTTCATGTTAATGACTATCATACAGCAATGATTCCGTTCTTACTAAAAGAAAAATATAACTGGATTGAAGCGTATAGTAATATTCGTACAGTGTTAACGATTCATAACATTGAATTCCAAGGGCAATATAGTGGGAATGTGTTACCAGATTTATTCGGCATGGGTAGAGAGCGTTATGATGATGGCACAATCCGTATGGGTGATGCTTTGAACTTTATGAAAGCTGGTATTTTATACGCTGATCGTGTAAATACTGTAAGTCCTTCGTATGCGAATGAAATTAAAACGCCAGAATTTGGTTCTGGACTAGATGTAATTTTACGTATGGAAAGTGGCAAATTAAGTGGAATTGTCAATGGAATTGATTATGACATCAACAATCCGGAAACAGATCCAGCACTAGTTAGCCCGTATTCTGTAGACGATTTATCAGGTAAAGAAGCAAATAAAGAAGACTTACAACGTTTAATGGGCTTACGTCCAATTAAGGAAGTACCAGTGATTGCTGTTGTTAGTCGCTTAACGTATCAAAAAGGCTTCCATCTAGTATTAGACGAGTTAGAAAACTTATTACAATTTGATGTTCAGTTTGTTTTATTAGGAACCGGTGATCCAGTATTTGAAAATCGTTTCCAATCGATTGCTGAAAGATATCCTGAAAAATGTTCAGTTAGCATTTCGTTTGATGTTCAACTTGCTCAAAAAATGTATGCTGGTGCAGATATCTTCTTGATGCCATCTGCATTTGAACCTTGTGGGCTATCACAAATGATTTCAATGCGTTACGGCACATTGCCAGTTGTTCATGAAATTGGTGGTTTGCGTGACACTGTTGAACCATTTAATCCAGTAGAAGGTACTGGCACAGGATTTGGATTCCAAGACTTTACATCATATAATTTGATGCAATGTTTGAAAAAAGCTATTGATTTATACTATTCTTCTCCAGAAGCTTGGGATAAATTACGTCGCAATGCGATGTCTAAAGATTTCAGTTGGGAAACTAGCTGTGAAGGCTACCTAGCTTTATATGAAAGTATAGTGTAA
- the pflB gene encoding formate C-acetyltransferase, whose translation MASVTNKTEQLNTAWEGFKGGQWKKEINTRDFIQANYTEYRGDDSFLAGIAPSTDKLWTRLQELFEVQHQQNGVYDMDNNIPSTLTSHAPGYLIEEEEKIVGLQTDVPLKQAFQPFGGINMANNALVSNGYEADEEMTKIFSEWRKTHNQGVFDVYTPEMRLARKNKIITGLPDAYGRGRIIGDYRRVALYGVDFLMEQKKKDHDNTGNKVMTDDVIRLREEITEQYRALNDLKKMAASYGFDISRPAENAQEAIQWLYFGYLGAIKSQNGAAMSIGRISAFLDIYIQRDLERGVITEFEAQEMIDHLIMKLRMVKFARTPDYNQLFSGYPIWATLSIAGMGMDGRSLVTKSDFRILHTLTNMGPSPEPNLTVLYSSHLPEGFRTYAAKIAKESSSIQFENDDLLRTNWGSDDCAIACCVSATVTGKDMQFFGARANLAKAVLYAINGGIDEKTKMQVGPKYRPMTGETLDYHEFMERFKDIMDWLAELYVNTLNVIHYMHDKYAYEAAQLALMDSDLKRTFATGIAGISHATDSVMAIKHGHVQVIRDEDGMAVDYVPQNEFPTYGNDNEEADEMANWILDYFMTQIKRQHTYRNSRPTTSLLTITSNVVYGKATGNTPDGRRAGKPLAPGANPSYQDGKFLGEKNGLLASLNSTARLEYTHALDGISNTQTINPNGLGKDEETRINNLRNVMDGYFDKGGYHLNVNVFTNELLLDAQKHPEKYPNLTIRVSGYAVKFRDLTPEQQADVIARTSHSKL comes from the coding sequence ATGGCATCAGTAACAAACAAAACAGAACAATTAAATACTGCTTGGGAAGGTTTTAAAGGCGGCCAGTGGAAAAAAGAAATTAACACACGTGATTTTATTCAAGCAAACTACACAGAATACCGCGGAGATGATAGTTTTTTAGCCGGTATTGCTCCTAGTACAGACAAATTATGGACAAGATTACAAGAATTATTTGAAGTGCAACATCAACAAAATGGTGTCTACGATATGGATAACAATATTCCATCTACTTTGACTTCACATGCACCAGGATATTTAATTGAAGAAGAAGAAAAAATTGTTGGTTTGCAAACTGACGTACCATTAAAGCAAGCTTTCCAACCATTTGGTGGAATCAATATGGCAAATAATGCTTTGGTTTCAAATGGTTATGAAGCTGATGAAGAAATGACAAAAATTTTTAGTGAATGGCGAAAAACACACAATCAAGGCGTATTCGATGTTTACACACCAGAAATGCGATTAGCTCGTAAAAATAAAATTATTACTGGTTTGCCAGATGCATATGGTCGTGGCCGTATTATTGGGGATTATCGACGTGTCGCATTGTATGGCGTGGACTTCTTAATGGAGCAAAAGAAAAAAGATCACGATAATACAGGAAATAAAGTAATGACAGATGATGTGATTCGTTTACGTGAAGAAATTACTGAGCAATATCGTGCTTTAAATGATTTGAAAAAAATGGCTGCTTCTTATGGATTTGATATTTCTCGTCCAGCCGAAAATGCGCAAGAAGCTATTCAATGGTTATACTTCGGTTACTTAGGTGCCATAAAATCACAAAATGGTGCAGCGATGTCAATTGGACGTATTTCTGCTTTCCTAGATATTTATATTCAACGTGATTTAGAACGTGGTGTTATTACTGAATTTGAAGCACAAGAAATGATTGATCATTTAATTATGAAGTTGCGTATGGTGAAATTTGCACGGACACCAGACTATAATCAATTGTTCTCTGGTTATCCAATTTGGGCAACATTATCAATTGCTGGTATGGGGATGGATGGCCGTTCATTGGTAACGAAAAGTGATTTCCGTATTTTACACACATTGACAAATATGGGACCATCACCAGAACCCAACTTGACTGTGTTGTATTCTTCTCATTTACCAGAAGGATTTAGAACGTACGCAGCAAAAATTGCGAAAGAAAGTTCTTCTATCCAATTTGAAAATGATGATTTGTTACGAACAAATTGGGGTTCAGATGATTGTGCAATCGCTTGTTGTGTATCAGCGACTGTTACTGGAAAAGACATGCAATTCTTTGGTGCTCGCGCCAACTTGGCAAAAGCTGTCTTGTATGCAATCAATGGCGGTATCGATGAGAAAACAAAAATGCAAGTAGGGCCAAAATATCGTCCAATGACAGGTGAAACGTTAGATTACCATGAATTCATGGAACGCTTCAAAGATATTATGGATTGGTTAGCTGAGTTATATGTGAATACTTTAAATGTGATTCACTACATGCATGATAAATATGCGTATGAAGCGGCGCAATTAGCATTGATGGATTCGGATTTGAAACGTACATTTGCGACAGGTATTGCTGGAATTTCTCATGCGACAGATAGTGTGATGGCGATTAAACATGGTCATGTTCAAGTGATTCGCGATGAAGATGGTATGGCAGTGGACTATGTTCCTCAAAATGAATTTCCAACATATGGTAATGATAATGAAGAAGCTGACGAAATGGCAAATTGGATTTTAGATTATTTCATGACACAAATTAAACGTCAACATACGTACCGTAATTCTCGTCCAACAACATCCCTATTGACGATTACGTCAAATGTTGTTTATGGAAAAGCGACTGGGAATACGCCAGATGGACGTCGTGCAGGTAAACCACTTGCTCCAGGTGCAAATCCAAGTTATCAAGATGGTAAATTCTTAGGAGAGAAAAATGGTTTATTAGCATCATTAAATTCAACTGCTCGTTTAGAATATACACATGCGTTAGATGGTATTTCAAATACACAGACAATTAATCCAAATGGGTTAGGAAAAGATGAAGAAACAAGAATTAACAACTTACGTAATGTCATGGATGGCTATTTTGACAAAGGTGGTTACCACTTGAATGTCAACGTGTTTACAAATGAGTTATTATTAGATGCGCAAAAACATCCTGAAAAATATCCAAACTTAACCATTCGTGTGTCTGGTTATGCTGTCAAATTCCGTGACTTAACACCAGAACAACAAGCAGATGTTATCGCAAGAACATCACACAGCAAATTGTAA
- a CDS encoding DUF1803 domain-containing protein, which produces MKIIFETSDEGVAELVRSPFFEELVLILQKETPTLRRLKEVFGAKVEKQLNHLIKKEIIQRKDRRYLLNFPIIEVNETEIASWSSKLSASLTGIKESDRVVFLESLFPKERVDMIYGIDESVPLVYYDRMSTETFAVTSLSVDEWPLTLPRYFRSLRTMQPIPVYQTTMQLLGDVSVAYYLDQIEVIVEKLLANRRRIRDSIFVQSLTMFGLANKNETLELCVPVYTRPYVVDSFPEFEQLSIMTRRIVLARVMDELDMKTISTIFIKEER; this is translated from the coding sequence ATGAAAATTATTTTTGAAACGTCAGATGAAGGAGTAGCTGAGCTAGTGAGAAGTCCTTTTTTTGAAGAATTAGTTCTTATTTTACAAAAAGAAACACCGACACTTCGTCGCTTAAAAGAAGTATTTGGAGCAAAAGTAGAAAAACAATTGAATCATTTAATAAAAAAAGAAATCATTCAACGAAAAGACCGACGCTATTTGCTTAATTTTCCCATCATTGAAGTCAATGAGACTGAAATAGCTAGTTGGTCTTCAAAGCTTTCTGCAAGCTTAACGGGAATAAAGGAAAGTGATCGTGTTGTTTTTTTAGAGAGTCTATTTCCAAAAGAAAGAGTAGATATGATTTATGGAATCGATGAATCTGTACCATTAGTTTATTATGATCGAATGTCAACGGAAACATTTGCGGTGACGTCGTTGTCTGTTGATGAATGGCCGCTCACATTGCCACGTTATTTTCGTTCTTTACGTACTATGCAGCCAATACCGGTTTATCAAACCACGATGCAGTTGTTGGGCGATGTTTCGGTTGCCTATTACTTGGACCAAATAGAAGTGATTGTGGAGAAGCTTTTGGCCAATCGTCGTCGTATTCGAGATAGTATCTTTGTCCAATCGCTGACGATGTTTGGGTTAGCTAACAAAAATGAGACGCTTGAATTATGTGTGCCCGTTTATACAAGACCATATGTGGTAGATTCTTTTCCTGAATTTGAGCAATTATCAATCATGACCAGACGAATAGTTCTTGCAAGAGTAATGGACGAGTTAGATATGAAAACTATATCAACTATTTTTATCAAGGAAGAGCGCTAA